Proteins found in one Thermaerobacter subterraneus DSM 13965 genomic segment:
- the yabQ gene encoding spore cortex biosynthesis protein YabQ, translating into MFPLTVQLYMLAVNVALGLTLGFLFDACRALRAVLGGGRPPRRPWLDALLDGAFWALALPLVLLAWGWGNWGQVRTFTFLGLALGLGVYAGLGSPFLYPALAATYRATSQGTLRFIRWNRRAAGALGRGCRWVVRSLALLVRWLLKPVTIPLGWLLAPVSIPVQRHFIDPCRAALRRHLLDPWRRYRAAAGRRLSGQWNRLRAVLAALIGPHQGAPPPPPAG; encoded by the coding sequence ATGTTCCCCCTGACCGTGCAGTTGTACATGCTTGCCGTCAACGTGGCCCTGGGCCTCACCCTGGGCTTTCTCTTTGATGCCTGCCGCGCCCTGCGTGCCGTCCTGGGCGGCGGCCGGCCGCCCCGCCGCCCCTGGCTGGACGCCCTGCTGGACGGGGCCTTCTGGGCGCTGGCCCTGCCTCTGGTGCTTCTGGCCTGGGGATGGGGCAACTGGGGCCAGGTGCGCACCTTCACCTTCCTGGGCCTGGCCCTGGGCCTGGGGGTTTACGCCGGGCTGGGCTCACCCTTCCTCTATCCCGCCCTGGCAGCGACCTACCGGGCCACCAGCCAGGGCACCCTCCGGTTCATCCGGTGGAACCGGCGTGCCGCCGGCGCCCTGGGGCGGGGCTGCCGGTGGGTGGTACGCAGCCTGGCGCTGCTGGTGCGGTGGCTGCTCAAGCCGGTGACCATCCCCCTGGGCTGGCTGCTGGCACCCGTCTCCATTCCGGTGCAAAGGCACTTCATCGACCCCTGCCGGGCCGCCCTGCGACGCCACCTTCTCGATCCCTGGCGCCGGTACCGGGCGGCGGCCGGCCGCCGGCTGTCCGGGCAGTGGAACCGGCTGCGGGCCGTCCTGGCCGCCTTGATCGGGCCCCACCAGGGCGCGCCACCCCCGCCCCCGGCGGGGTGA
- the sufD gene encoding Fe-S cluster assembly protein SufD yields the protein MAKSVDNLETLAQAQGFTAELVDRIARAHDEPDWLVERRREAFRIFSELPLPSWRHTRVDDLKLERLRPVAPASALPAWAEASLPPAAEAAAIAVQVDGRVEVTHLDPALAERGLVVSDLHTAARTHGELVQKYFMQSGLDAGADRFAALHAAFWTGGFFVYVPRGLVVEKPIYLVNLITGRAAGASVSGHGLVVVDEQAEATLFDESDAHDLAEAALYTGQLEIHVQPAARLNYVSFQNWRGPVREFSQKAGVVRRDATLRVTTGFFGGNQTRHQFFLDMVEPGASMEHILAYAAAGQQHFDLFTRSRHGAPSTFGNMTARGILTGASRLVYQGLIRIDRGAHKSEDYLSSNTLILSPEAKVLDDIPSLEIEADDVKASHGATVGQIDQEQLFYLRSRGLDEKQARRLLVSGFFEPLLGKIPNEAAQERISELVLEKVV from the coding sequence ATGGCCAAGTCCGTGGACAACCTGGAAACCCTGGCGCAGGCGCAGGGGTTCACGGCCGAGCTGGTGGACCGCATCGCTCGCGCCCACGACGAGCCCGACTGGCTGGTGGAGCGCCGGCGGGAAGCCTTCCGCATCTTTTCCGAGCTGCCCCTGCCGTCCTGGCGGCATACCCGGGTGGATGACCTGAAGCTGGAACGGCTCCGGCCCGTGGCGCCGGCCTCGGCGCTGCCGGCCTGGGCCGAGGCCTCCCTGCCGCCCGCGGCAGAGGCCGCCGCCATCGCCGTCCAGGTGGACGGCCGGGTGGAGGTGACCCACCTGGACCCGGCCCTGGCCGAACGGGGTCTCGTGGTCTCCGACCTGCACACCGCCGCCCGGACCCACGGGGAACTGGTGCAGAAGTACTTCATGCAGAGCGGCCTGGACGCCGGTGCCGACCGTTTCGCCGCCCTGCACGCGGCCTTCTGGACCGGAGGCTTCTTCGTCTACGTGCCGCGGGGCCTGGTGGTGGAAAAGCCGATCTACCTGGTCAACCTGATCACCGGCCGGGCGGCGGGGGCCAGCGTCTCCGGTCACGGCCTGGTGGTGGTGGACGAGCAGGCCGAGGCGACCCTGTTCGACGAGAGCGACGCCCATGACCTGGCGGAAGCGGCCCTCTACACCGGCCAGCTGGAGATTCACGTGCAGCCGGCCGCCCGCTTGAATTACGTCAGCTTTCAGAACTGGCGCGGCCCGGTGCGGGAGTTCTCCCAGAAGGCCGGCGTGGTCCGGCGGGATGCGACCCTGCGGGTCACCACGGGCTTCTTCGGCGGGAACCAGACCCGCCACCAGTTCTTCCTGGATATGGTCGAACCCGGCGCCAGCATGGAGCACATCCTGGCCTACGCCGCGGCGGGCCAGCAGCACTTCGACCTCTTTACCCGCAGCCGGCACGGCGCCCCCAGCACCTTCGGCAACATGACGGCCCGGGGCATCCTGACGGGTGCCTCCCGGCTGGTCTACCAGGGGCTGATCCGCATCGATCGGGGCGCCCACAAGAGCGAGGACTACCTGAGCAGCAACACCCTGATCCTCTCGCCCGAGGCGAAGGTGCTGGATGACATCCCGAGCCTCGAGATCGAGGCCGACGATGTCAAGGCCAGCCACGGTGCCACCGTGGGCCAGATCGACCAGGAGCAGCTGTTCTACCTGCGCAGCCGCGGCCTGGACGAAAAGCAGGCCCGGCGCCTGCTGGTCAGCGGGTTCTTTGAGCCGCTCCTGGGCAAGATCCCCAACGAGGCGGCCCAGGAACGCATCAGCGAGCTGGTCCTGGAAAAGGTGGTCTGA
- a CDS encoding sigma factor-like helix-turn-helix DNA-binding protein → MRIEIRGAERLSFRERQVVVLKETGYSTEAIARRLGLAPGTVATLYNRARSKGYEVVIVVDGDPLRLFGEGDEEALDGEGGGEEIR, encoded by the coding sequence ATGCGCATCGAGATTCGCGGGGCCGAGCGCCTGAGCTTTCGCGAGCGCCAGGTGGTCGTCCTGAAGGAGACGGGCTACAGCACCGAGGCCATCGCCCGCCGCCTGGGGCTGGCGCCCGGCACCGTGGCCACCCTCTACAACCGGGCGCGCAGCAAGGGCTACGAGGTGGTCATCGTCGTCGACGGCGACCCGCTGCGGTTGTTCGGCGAAGGCGACGAGGAAGCGCTGGACGGTGAAGGCGGCGGCGAAGAGATCCGCTAA
- the sufC gene encoding Fe-S cluster assembly ATPase SufC, translating to MASTLEIRELRCNVEDKEILKGVNLTVRQGEVHAIMGPNGSGKSTLAYTLMGHPRYEVTGGEVLLDGENLLELPPDERARKGLFLAFQYPQEVPGVTVANFLRTAVNSVRGEAPSGPAGSGKNLAALAALQKEIEGALEQLRWDPSFTRRYLNEGFSGGEKKKGEMLQMAVLKPKFAIMDETDSGLDIDALKDVARVFNGLRGPELGAIIITHYQRILKYIEPDFVHIMVDGRIVRSGGRELAEEVEAKGYDWIKAQVG from the coding sequence ATGGCGTCGACGCTGGAGATCCGCGAGCTGCGCTGCAACGTTGAAGACAAGGAAATCCTCAAGGGCGTGAACCTGACGGTCCGGCAGGGCGAGGTCCACGCCATCATGGGCCCCAACGGGTCCGGCAAGAGCACGCTGGCGTACACCCTGATGGGCCACCCCCGCTACGAGGTGACCGGCGGCGAGGTCCTTCTGGACGGCGAGAACCTGCTGGAGCTGCCGCCGGACGAGCGGGCGCGCAAGGGCCTGTTCCTCGCCTTCCAGTATCCTCAGGAAGTGCCCGGCGTGACCGTGGCCAACTTCCTGCGCACCGCCGTGAACTCCGTGCGGGGCGAAGCGCCGTCGGGCCCCGCCGGGTCGGGGAAGAACCTGGCCGCCCTGGCTGCCCTGCAAAAGGAGATCGAGGGCGCCCTGGAGCAGCTGCGCTGGGATCCCTCCTTCACCCGCCGCTACCTGAACGAAGGCTTCTCCGGCGGCGAGAAGAAGAAGGGCGAGATGCTCCAGATGGCGGTGCTGAAGCCCAAGTTCGCCATCATGGACGAGACGGACTCCGGCCTGGACATCGACGCCCTCAAGGACGTGGCCCGGGTCTTCAACGGCCTGCGGGGGCCGGAGCTGGGCGCCATCATCATCACCCACTACCAGCGCATCCTGAAGTACATCGAGCCCGACTTCGTCCACATCATGGTCGACGGGCGCATCGTCCGTTCCGGCGGCCGTGAGCTGGCCGAAGAGGTGGAAGCCAAGGGTTACGACTGGATCAAGGCGCAGGTCGGCTGA
- the yabP gene encoding sporulation protein YabP, with translation MAEGQAAPGNRGRHTLTLAGRERLELDGVQRVENFDDHTVVLETVMGRLTIRGEGLHIHELNLEEGRLRMTGRVSLLAYDDSTQRRRDRRNLLERLLK, from the coding sequence GTGGCCGAGGGCCAGGCTGCGCCGGGCAACCGGGGTCGCCACACCCTGACGCTGGCCGGGCGGGAACGGCTGGAGCTGGACGGCGTCCAGCGGGTGGAGAACTTCGACGACCACACGGTGGTGCTGGAAACGGTGATGGGCCGCCTGACCATCCGGGGCGAGGGGCTGCACATCCACGAACTCAACCTGGAGGAGGGGCGGCTGCGCATGACGGGCCGGGTTTCCCTGCTGGCCTACGATGACTCCACCCAGCGCCGCCGCGACCGCCGCAACCTGCTGGAGCGTCTGCTGAAGTGA
- a CDS encoding SufS family cysteine desulfurase — MATSVQPPAGDAVPPAGAKGAPAFDPAVLRRDFPILQRTVHGRPLAYLDSAATSQKPAAVIDALAAFYRESNANVHRGIHTLAEEATAAYEGARARTAAFLGACEDEIVFTRGTTEALNMVAWGWAFHHLQPGDTILVTLMEHHSNLVPWQQVAARGGFQLRAVPLTPDGRLDTEAFTRLLEAHRPRVVALAHMSNVLGTINPVPELARQARAAGAVVVVDGAQSVPHLPVDVGSLGADFLAFSAHKMLGPTGLGVLYGRRERLAEMEPLLGGGGMIRRVEVDRSTWADPPQRFEAGTPPIAEAAAFTAALDYLQRLGLEAVAAHERELVRYAWERLQQVPGLVLYGPGPEHRGGVLSFTLEGVHPHDLAQVLDGEGVAIRAGHHCTQPLHRHLGVVATARASFYIYNDRDDVDRLVDGIEKARRLLAGS, encoded by the coding sequence ATGGCCACCTCCGTTCAGCCGCCGGCCGGTGATGCGGTTCCACCGGCCGGCGCCAAGGGCGCACCCGCCTTCGACCCGGCGGTCCTGCGCCGCGACTTTCCCATCCTGCAGCGCACGGTGCACGGGCGCCCGCTGGCCTACCTGGACAGCGCCGCCACCTCCCAGAAGCCCGCCGCGGTCATCGACGCCCTGGCCGCGTTCTACCGCGAGAGCAACGCCAACGTCCACCGGGGCATCCACACCCTGGCCGAGGAGGCGACGGCGGCCTACGAGGGGGCGCGGGCCCGCACCGCCGCCTTCCTCGGTGCCTGCGAGGACGAAATCGTCTTCACCCGCGGCACCACGGAAGCCCTCAACATGGTCGCCTGGGGCTGGGCCTTCCATCACCTGCAGCCCGGGGATACCATCCTGGTCACCCTGATGGAGCACCACAGCAACCTGGTGCCCTGGCAGCAGGTGGCGGCCCGGGGAGGATTCCAGCTGCGGGCCGTGCCGCTGACGCCCGACGGGCGGCTGGACACGGAGGCCTTCACCCGCCTCCTGGAGGCCCACCGCCCCCGGGTGGTGGCCCTGGCCCACATGTCCAACGTCCTGGGCACCATCAATCCCGTTCCGGAGCTGGCCCGGCAAGCCCGCGCCGCCGGCGCGGTGGTCGTGGTGGATGGGGCTCAGAGCGTCCCCCACCTGCCCGTGGACGTGGGTTCCCTGGGAGCCGACTTCCTGGCCTTTTCCGCCCACAAGATGCTGGGTCCCACCGGCCTGGGCGTGCTCTACGGCCGCCGGGAGCGGCTGGCCGAGATGGAACCCCTGCTGGGCGGGGGCGGGATGATCCGGCGGGTGGAGGTGGACCGGTCCACCTGGGCCGATCCGCCCCAGCGCTTCGAGGCGGGGACGCCCCCCATCGCCGAGGCGGCGGCCTTCACCGCGGCCCTGGACTACCTGCAGCGGCTGGGTCTGGAGGCGGTGGCCGCCCACGAGCGCGAGCTGGTGCGCTACGCCTGGGAGCGGCTGCAACAGGTGCCGGGGCTGGTCCTTTACGGCCCGGGCCCCGAACACCGGGGCGGTGTGCTCAGCTTCACCCTGGAGGGAGTCCACCCCCACGACCTGGCCCAGGTGCTGGACGGCGAGGGCGTGGCCATCCGAGCCGGCCACCACTGCACCCAACCCCTGCACCGCCACCTGGGCGTGGTCGCCACCGCCCGGGCCAGCTTCTACATCTATAATGATCGGGACGACGTGGACCGGCTGGTCGACGGGATCGAAAAGGCCCGGCGCCTGCTGGCCGGTTCCTGA
- the trxB gene encoding thioredoxin-disulfide reductase: protein MSSQRVVIVGSGPAGLTAAIYAARANLDTTVVAGWEAGGQLMLTTEVENFPGFPEGILGPDLMARMRQQAERAGARFVDGDVTGVDFSRRPFRLQVGSTELEADAVILATGASAKWLGLPGEKRLMGRGVSSCATCDGAFFRDQDVVVVGGGDTAMEEALYLARICRSVTVVHRRDRLRASKIMQERAMANDKIRFVWDTVVEDILGEEKVEGVRVRNVKTGQTSEIPCAAVFVAIGHKPNTDFLRGHLDLDERGYVVADGPRTSIPGVFVAGDVRDHRYRQAVTAAAEGCKAAMEAAWFLEGTSDVVPPAGAVPAAQGQDVASNGGGR from the coding sequence ATGTCCTCCCAGCGTGTGGTCATCGTCGGCTCCGGCCCCGCCGGCCTGACGGCGGCGATCTATGCCGCGCGGGCCAACCTGGATACCACCGTCGTGGCGGGGTGGGAAGCCGGCGGCCAGCTGATGCTCACCACCGAGGTGGAGAACTTCCCAGGCTTTCCCGAGGGGATCCTGGGGCCGGACCTGATGGCCCGCATGCGCCAGCAGGCCGAGCGGGCCGGGGCCCGGTTCGTCGACGGTGACGTGACCGGTGTGGATTTCAGCCGCCGGCCCTTCCGCCTTCAGGTCGGCTCCACGGAGCTGGAGGCCGACGCCGTGATCCTGGCCACGGGCGCTTCGGCCAAGTGGCTGGGCCTGCCCGGCGAGAAGCGGCTCATGGGTCGCGGCGTCTCCAGCTGCGCCACCTGCGACGGAGCCTTCTTCCGGGATCAGGACGTGGTGGTGGTGGGTGGCGGCGACACCGCCATGGAAGAGGCCCTCTACCTGGCCCGCATCTGCCGCTCGGTGACGGTGGTCCACCGCCGCGACCGGCTGCGCGCCAGCAAGATCATGCAGGAGCGGGCCATGGCGAACGACAAGATCCGGTTCGTCTGGGATACGGTGGTCGAGGACATCCTGGGCGAGGAGAAGGTCGAAGGCGTGCGCGTTCGCAACGTGAAGACCGGCCAGACCAGCGAGATCCCGTGCGCCGCAGTCTTCGTGGCCATCGGCCACAAGCCCAACACCGACTTCCTGCGGGGCCATCTGGACCTGGACGAACGCGGCTACGTCGTCGCCGACGGCCCGCGCACCAGCATCCCGGGCGTCTTCGTGGCGGGAGATGTGCGCGACCACCGCTACCGCCAGGCGGTGACGGCGGCGGCGGAGGGGTGCAAGGCCGCCATGGAGGCCGCCTGGTTCCTGGAAGGGACCAGCGACGTGGTGCCGCCCGCCGGCGCGGTGCCGGCCGCCCAGGGCCAGGATGTGGCGTCCAACGGAGGCGGCCGCTAG
- a CDS encoding HU family DNA-binding protein, translated as MNKPELVNAIAEKTGLNKKDSERAVNAFVESISEALARGDKVSLVGFGTFEVRTRQARTGRNPRTGQTLTIPAAKVPAFKPGKQLRDMVK; from the coding sequence GTGAACAAGCCTGAGCTGGTGAACGCCATCGCCGAAAAGACCGGCTTGAACAAGAAGGACAGCGAGCGGGCGGTCAACGCCTTCGTGGAGTCCATCAGCGAGGCGCTGGCCCGGGGCGACAAGGTCTCCCTGGTCGGCTTCGGCACCTTCGAGGTGCGTACGCGCCAGGCCCGCACGGGCCGCAATCCGCGGACGGGGCAGACTCTGACCATCCCCGCGGCCAAGGTGCCGGCCTTCAAGCCCGGCAAGCAGCTGCGGGACATGGTGAAGTGA
- a CDS encoding FtsB family cell division protein, with product MPGPGRRPVRRRLRLRLGRLAAVVVAAYLLSGLVLQQWALWQARQELRALDRQVQVLQDRAAELEAARRRIQDPAYVDETARERLGLVQPGETVIQLVDEPAAAH from the coding sequence GTGCCCGGGCCGGGGCGCCGTCCCGTACGGCGGCGTCTCCGGCTGCGCCTGGGGCGGCTGGCGGCAGTGGTGGTGGCCGCCTACCTGCTCTCGGGGCTCGTCCTTCAGCAGTGGGCCCTCTGGCAGGCGCGCCAGGAACTGCGCGCGCTGGACCGGCAGGTCCAGGTCCTGCAGGACCGGGCGGCCGAGCTGGAGGCGGCCCGCCGGCGGATCCAGGATCCGGCCTACGTGGACGAGACGGCCCGGGAACGCCTGGGGCTGGTGCAGCCGGGCGAGACGGTCATCCAGCTGGTGGACGAGCCTGCGGCGGCGCACTAG
- the mazG gene encoding nucleoside triphosphate pyrophosphohydrolase, translated as MTDTFVDRSRQDPYGFARLVELVRRLRAPGGCPWDRAQTHRSLRRFALEEAYEVVEAIDRGDPQHLAEELGDLLLQVLLHAQIAAEAGHFDVADVCHRLADKLVRRHPHVFGQMEARSAADVQRLWSAIKAAEAGGRPGLPSPADEPASGDGKTPAPSPPAVPPLAAGRAGTGGASGEHGGAGDRYGTGPGAPAAGNPAAGRVREAAADQGAPGLPPDVRSQSGARAATAGGVDAEDWPPSALVQAYRIQERAARSGLDWPDPQGPRAKLDEELAELDEAVAHGDPQRIEEELGDVLFILVNAGRHWGVYPEAALLGAVRKFRRRVRLMEEQAAHQGRRLEDMSPEELDHLWEAAKDRERGRIQGSSAEHKSGI; from the coding sequence GTGACGGATACCTTTGTGGATCGCAGCAGGCAGGACCCCTACGGATTCGCCAGGCTGGTGGAACTGGTCCGCCGCCTGAGGGCACCGGGCGGCTGCCCCTGGGACCGCGCCCAGACCCACCGCTCCCTGCGCCGCTTCGCCCTGGAAGAGGCGTACGAAGTGGTGGAAGCCATTGACCGCGGAGATCCCCAGCACCTGGCCGAAGAACTGGGCGACCTTCTCCTCCAGGTGCTGCTCCATGCCCAGATTGCCGCCGAAGCGGGTCACTTCGACGTGGCGGACGTCTGTCACCGGCTGGCGGACAAGCTGGTCCGCCGCCACCCCCATGTCTTCGGCCAGATGGAGGCCCGTAGTGCTGCCGACGTGCAGCGCCTGTGGTCCGCCATCAAGGCGGCGGAAGCCGGCGGCCGGCCCGGGCTCCCCTCGCCGGCGGACGAGCCGGCCTCCGGGGACGGCAAGACCCCGGCGCCATCCCCGCCGGCGGTGCCCCCGCTTGCGGCGGGACGGGCCGGGACCGGTGGCGCGAGCGGCGAGCATGGGGGTGCCGGCGACCGGTATGGGACCGGCCCGGGTGCCCCGGCTGCGGGCAACCCGGCAGCCGGCCGGGTCAGGGAAGCTGCGGCGGACCAGGGCGCGCCCGGCCTGCCGCCGGATGTCCGGTCCCAATCCGGTGCCCGGGCGGCGACGGCCGGCGGGGTGGACGCGGAGGACTGGCCGCCCAGTGCCCTGGTCCAGGCTTACCGGATCCAGGAACGGGCGGCCCGCTCCGGCCTGGACTGGCCCGATCCCCAGGGGCCGCGGGCCAAGCTGGACGAGGAGCTGGCCGAACTGGACGAAGCCGTCGCCCACGGCGACCCGCAGCGCATCGAGGAGGAGCTGGGCGACGTCCTGTTCATCCTGGTCAACGCAGGCCGCCACTGGGGCGTGTACCCGGAGGCGGCCCTGCTGGGGGCCGTCCGCAAGTTCCGCCGGCGGGTCCGCCTGATGGAAGAACAGGCCGCCCACCAGGGCCGCCGCCTGGAGGACATGTCCCCCGAAGAGCTGGACCATCTCTGGGAAGCGGCCAAAGACCGGGAACGCGGGAGGATTCAGGGCTCGTCCGCAGAACACAAGAGCGGAATTTGA
- a CDS encoding flavin reductase family protein: MPIVPQLLRQAMGQFATGVTLITAEVQGAVHAMTANAVTSVSLEPPLVLVCVGRDRVMHGVLEQAGRYGINVLSAEQEPLARYFARQTDQEPPYRFLKEPPRAPRLEGALAYLDCRIVESLPGGDHTIFLAEVDHAEVQGGDPLLFFAGRYARLAGQPAPTAR; encoded by the coding sequence ATGCCGATCGTTCCCCAGTTGCTGCGCCAGGCCATGGGGCAGTTTGCCACGGGGGTCACCTTGATCACCGCCGAGGTGCAGGGGGCCGTCCACGCCATGACGGCCAATGCGGTGACGTCGGTGTCCCTGGAGCCGCCCCTGGTCCTGGTGTGCGTGGGACGGGACCGGGTCATGCACGGTGTGCTGGAGCAGGCGGGACGGTACGGGATCAACGTCCTGTCCGCCGAACAGGAGCCCCTGGCCCGGTATTTTGCGCGCCAGACCGACCAGGAGCCGCCCTATCGCTTCCTGAAAGAGCCGCCCCGGGCTCCCCGCCTGGAAGGCGCCCTGGCCTACCTGGACTGCCGCATCGTGGAGAGCCTGCCCGGTGGCGACCACACCATCTTCCTGGCCGAGGTGGACCACGCCGAAGTCCAGGGTGGCGACCCGCTGCTGTTCTTCGCCGGCCGCTACGCCCGGCTGGCGGGACAGCCGGCGCCCACGGCCCGGTAG
- a CDS encoding M42 family metallopeptidase yields the protein MADWQHTARLLEELAEAPGVPGEEDAVRQVLRRYLAPVAKLEQDHLGSLIARRQGSALRPRVLLAAHMDEVGFMVRRITDEGFIKFQPLGGWWGQVLLAQRVVIHTRKGPILGVIGSKPPHLLPADERKKPVELKAMFIDIGARSRQEAEEWGIRPGDPVVPYGPFTRLRNPELVLAKALDDRAGCAIIVRVMEELAAGGHPNTVYGVATVHEEVARTGGGARTSAFAVDPDVAIAVDVGIAGDMPGVEPDEAQSRLGRGPTVLLYDSSMVPHRRLRDLVAETAEAEGIPYQFDMMPGGATDAGFFHVHGRGVPSVVVGPPARYVHSHGAIVHLADVEHTVRLLVALVKRLDEATVAALRQG from the coding sequence ATGGCCGACTGGCAGCATACCGCCCGGCTTTTAGAGGAACTGGCCGAGGCGCCGGGTGTACCCGGCGAGGAGGATGCGGTCCGGCAGGTACTGCGCCGGTACCTGGCGCCGGTGGCGAAGCTGGAGCAGGACCACCTGGGCAGCCTCATCGCCCGGCGGCAGGGCAGCGCCCTGCGGCCCCGGGTGTTGCTGGCGGCCCACATGGACGAAGTGGGCTTCATGGTCCGGCGCATCACCGACGAGGGTTTCATCAAGTTCCAGCCCCTGGGCGGCTGGTGGGGGCAGGTCCTCCTGGCCCAGCGGGTGGTGATCCACACCCGCAAGGGCCCGATCCTCGGGGTGATCGGTTCCAAGCCGCCCCACCTCCTGCCGGCCGACGAGCGCAAGAAGCCCGTGGAGCTCAAGGCGATGTTCATCGACATCGGCGCCCGCAGCCGCCAGGAAGCCGAGGAGTGGGGCATCCGCCCGGGCGATCCGGTGGTGCCCTACGGGCCCTTCACCCGCCTCCGCAATCCCGAGCTGGTCCTGGCCAAGGCCCTGGATGACCGGGCGGGCTGTGCCATCATCGTCCGGGTGATGGAAGAACTGGCCGCGGGCGGCCATCCCAACACGGTCTACGGGGTGGCCACGGTGCATGAAGAGGTGGCCCGCACCGGCGGTGGTGCCCGGACCTCGGCCTTTGCCGTGGACCCCGACGTGGCCATCGCCGTGGACGTGGGCATCGCCGGCGACATGCCCGGTGTTGAGCCCGATGAAGCCCAGAGCCGCCTGGGCCGCGGGCCCACGGTGCTGCTTTACGACAGCAGCATGGTGCCCCACCGGCGGCTCAGGGACCTGGTGGCCGAGACGGCGGAGGCCGAGGGCATTCCCTACCAGTTCGACATGATGCCGGGCGGAGCCACCGACGCCGGGTTCTTCCACGTGCACGGGCGCGGCGTCCCTTCGGTGGTGGTGGGGCCGCCGGCCCGGTACGTCCACAGCCACGGCGCCATCGTGCACCTGGCGGACGTGGAGCACACGGTGCGGCTTCTGGTGGCCCTGGTCAAACGGCTGGATGAGGCGACGGTGGCGGCGCTGCGCCAGGGTTAG
- the sufU gene encoding Fe-S cluster assembly sulfur transfer protein SufU, giving the protein MGSDFYRENILDHYRNPRNRGHLEDAQIRNEDLNPLCGDQIRFEVRLDPQGRVEAAAFDGRGCAISQASASMLTEAVQGKTLEEIKAMDKDDVLALLGIPLSPVRLKCALLALKVLQAGIYRYEAEQAGGPA; this is encoded by the coding sequence GTGGGCAGCGATTTCTACCGGGAAAACATCCTGGACCACTACCGCAACCCGCGCAACCGCGGCCACCTGGAGGACGCCCAGATCCGGAACGAGGATCTGAACCCTCTCTGTGGCGATCAGATACGCTTCGAAGTACGGCTGGATCCCCAAGGCAGGGTGGAAGCAGCCGCCTTTGACGGCCGCGGCTGCGCCATCAGCCAGGCGTCGGCTTCCATGCTGACCGAAGCGGTCCAGGGCAAGACCCTGGAGGAGATCAAGGCCATGGACAAGGACGACGTCCTGGCCCTCCTGGGGATTCCCTTGAGCCCGGTGCGGCTCAAGTGCGCCCTGCTGGCTCTGAAGGTCCTGCAGGCCGGCATCTACCGCTATGAGGCGGAACAGGCCGGGGGCCCGGCTTGA
- a CDS encoding Na/Pi symporter, whose protein sequence is MKPLGAPLWIDVMIHLGGLAAGLALMTWSLRQAAGHRLDDAVRRLQDAGPWQGLVAGLAVTALLQSSSSFSLLLLAAAAAGWVRRPAGRAALVGANLGTTLTAHLTATPHLGLAILLAGGGLVAAVLGWRRATVRAAGLAALGLGAALAALDGLGRALVTLAGPAGATPGPAGPAGSPEPDWLAWVQQPWAGFAAGLVLSAGALSSSAVLAVLQRAVSAGFLRMEQALPVVYGANVGTTSDVLLAGLLLRGVALDLALFHLGMNLLNALAAVPLGPLLAAVARGLSSDPARQVAWAHTLFNVLGAVLVWPWVGDEKRRAPSGGPPPA, encoded by the coding sequence GTGAAACCGTTGGGCGCACCCCTTTGGATCGACGTCATGATCCACCTGGGCGGCCTGGCGGCGGGCCTGGCCCTGATGACCTGGAGCCTGCGGCAGGCCGCCGGCCACCGGCTGGACGACGCGGTGCGGCGCCTGCAGGATGCCGGCCCCTGGCAGGGGCTGGTGGCCGGCCTGGCCGTGACCGCCCTGTTGCAGTCGTCCAGTAGCTTCAGCCTGCTCTTGCTGGCGGCCGCCGCCGCGGGCTGGGTGCGCCGCCCGGCAGGTCGCGCCGCCCTGGTGGGCGCCAATCTGGGAACCACCCTCACCGCCCATCTCACGGCCACGCCCCACCTGGGCCTGGCCATCCTGCTGGCCGGCGGCGGCCTGGTGGCGGCAGTGCTGGGGTGGCGCCGGGCAACGGTGCGGGCCGCAGGCCTGGCTGCCCTGGGCCTGGGTGCCGCGCTGGCTGCACTGGACGGCCTGGGCCGCGCCCTGGTGACCCTGGCCGGTCCAGCCGGCGCCACCCCGGGTCCGGCCGGCCCCGCGGGGAGCCCGGAACCCGACTGGCTGGCCTGGGTCCAGCAGCCCTGGGCCGGATTCGCCGCCGGCCTCGTCCTGTCCGCCGGGGCGCTGTCCAGCAGCGCGGTACTGGCCGTGCTGCAGCGCGCCGTCTCGGCCGGGTTCCTCCGGATGGAACAGGCCCTGCCGGTGGTCTACGGCGCCAACGTGGGGACGACCAGCGACGTGTTGCTGGCGGGCCTGCTTCTGCGGGGCGTGGCCCTGGACCTGGCCCTGTTCCACCTGGGGATGAACCTGCTGAATGCGCTGGCGGCGGTTCCCCTGGGGCCCCTGCTGGCCGCCGTGGCGCGCGGGCTGTCTTCCGACCCTGCTCGCCAGGTGGCATGGGCCCACACCCTCTTCAACGTGCTGGGTGCCGTCCTGGTCTGGCCCTGGGTAGGGGACGAAAAAAGGCGGGCACCAAGCGGCGGCCCGCCTCCAGCGTGA